One stretch of Meriones unguiculatus strain TT.TT164.6M chromosome 7, Bangor_MerUng_6.1, whole genome shotgun sequence DNA includes these proteins:
- the LOC132655337 gene encoding large ribosomal subunit protein eL29-like — translation MHFAKKHKKGLKKLQTNNAEAIKGLVTPEAVKPKMPKGLSCKLSCLAFVVAHPKLGKQIRSYMAKGRRLCQPKPKVQSKAEDTAPAKAQTSAPAQAPKGAQAPVKAP, via the coding sequence ATGCACTTTGCCAAGAAGCACAAGAAAGGCCTGAAGAAGTTGCAGACAAACAACGCAGAGGCCATCAAGGGCCTTGTGACGCCTGAGGCCGTTAAGCCAAAGATGCCAAAGGGCCTCAGCTGCAAGCTCAGCTGTCTGGCTTTCGTCGTCGCTCACCCCAAGCTTGGGAAGCAGATTCGAAGCTACATGGCCAAGGGTCGTAGGCTCTGCCAACCAAAGCCCAAGGTTCAAAGCAAGGCAGAAGACACAGCTCCAGCTAAGGCCCAGACTTCAGCCCcagctcaggctcccaaaggtgCCCAGGCCCCTGTGAAGGCCCCGTAG